One window of Prionailurus bengalensis isolate Pbe53 chromosome B1, Fcat_Pben_1.1_paternal_pri, whole genome shotgun sequence genomic DNA carries:
- the NKX1-1 gene encoding NK1 transcription factor-related protein 1 has protein sequence MSASGPAAPGDGPALPPPPPGPGPGPAPPAATAAATARDAMDGRAELPAFARAGPPPLAASDTVPAAPEGAGAARPGPPPRPTSFSVLDILDPNKFNSRRRRCVLLGPAACAPCAPAPCAPAPSAPGRPPRSEDLERRALAAAGGAGAATGAEPPHAGDPYKADEAEASGYSSGGGGRSPSADSGDEAPDDDDDDDDGAPEAGTARGAEEARGGGGGGGLAARGSGCPGAAEAEAPPGAVDEAAAPGPRGTSPGAPGPPGVAAAAAAAGGAGTTPQGAAAAAAKPKRKRTGSDSKSGKPRRARTAFTYEQLVALENKFKATRYLSVCERLNLALSLSLTETQVKIWFQNRRTKWKKQNPGADTSAPTGGGGAAGPGAGPGAGLPGGLSPLSPSPPMGAPLAMHGPAGYPAHGPGGLVCAAQLPFLSSPAVLSPFVLGSQTYGAPAFYAPHL, from the exons ATGAGCGCGAGCGGCCCGGCGGCTCCCGGGGACGGCCCggcgctgccgccgccgccgcccgggcccGGCCCGGGGCCCGCACcgcccgccgccaccgccgccgccaccgcccggGACGCCATGGACGGGCGCGCCGAGCTGCCCGCCTTCGCCCGCGCGGGACCCCCGCCGCTCGCCGCCAGCGACACGGTGCCCGCGGCGCCCGAAGGGGCCGGGGCGGCCCGGCCTGGCCCGCCGCCGCGCCCCACGTCCTTCTCGGTGCTGGACATTCTGGACCCCAACAAGTTCAACAGCAGGAGACGCCGCTGTGTGCTTCTGGGCCCCGCCGCGTGCGCCCCGTGCGCCCCGGCCCCGTGCGCCCCGGCCCCCTCCGCCCCGGGGCGCCCGCCGCGCTCAGAGGACCTGGAGCGCCGCGCCCTCGCCGCCGCCGGAGGAGCTGGGGCCGCCACCGGAGCTGAGCCGCCGC ACGCCGGCGACCCCTACAAGGCGGACGAGGCCGAGGCCAGCGGCtacagcagcggcggcggcggccgcagcCCGAGCGCGGACAGCGGGGACGAGGCGcccgacgacgacgacgacgacgacgacgggGCGCCCGAGGCCGGGACTGCGCGCGGCGCGGAGGAGGCgcggggaggcggcggcggcggcggcctcgCGGCCCGCGGGTCGGGCTGCCCGGGCGCGGCCGAGGCCGAGGCGCCCCCCGGCGCGGTGGACGAGGCTGCAGCCCCCGGCCCCCGCGGGACCTCGCCCGGAGCCCCGGGCCCGCCGGGGgtcgcggcggcggcggcggcggcagggggCGCGGGGACGACCCCGCAGGGCGCGGCCGCGGCCGCGGCCAAGCCCAAGCGGAAGCGCACGGGCTCGGACTCCAAGTCCGGGAAGCCGCGGCGCGCGCGCACCGCCTTCACCTACGAGCAGCTCGTGGCGCTGGAGAACAAATTCAAGGCGACGCGCTACCTGTCGGTGTGCGAGCGCCTCAACCTGGCGCTGTCGCTGAGCCTCACCGAGACGCAGGTGAAGATCTGGTTCCAGAACCGCCGCACCAAGTGGAAGAAGCAGAACCCCGGCGCCGACACGAGCGCGCCGaccggcggcggcggggccgcgGGGCCGGGCGCGGGGCCGGGCGCGGGGCTGCCGGGCGGCCTCAGCCCGCTCAGCCCGTCGCCGCCCATGGGCGCGCCGCTCGCCATGCACGGCCCGGCAGGGTACCCGGCGCACGGCCCCGGCGGCCTGGTGTGCGCCGCGCAGCTGCCCTTCCTGTCGAGCCCGGCGGTGCTGTCGCCCTTCGTGCTGGGCTCGCAGACCTACGGCGCGCCCGCCTTCTACGCGCCGCACCTGtga